A single window of Priestia filamentosa DNA harbors:
- a CDS encoding FadR/GntR family transcriptional regulator: MVNIRFNRVSSNKLYIQIYQQVLSEIQSGAFKVGDKLPAERELCEQFGVSRAPVRQALSALELNGYIYSRQGEGVYVKSHPSASEDQNSAIILEAVSPEDIVEARMNIEPLIVKFAALRATDDDIKALQETINKMEEETKSGVYVPETDEKLHNQIAIASHNDLFIKFMSAISTAMKQQEMWHFIRDRTVTRPDYRDVNFKEHQLLIKAIADHNEKEAIELMTNHMENLYERYWKA, translated from the coding sequence GTGGTTAATATTAGATTTAATCGAGTTTCTAGTAATAAATTATATATCCAAATTTATCAACAAGTTCTTTCAGAGATCCAATCAGGGGCATTTAAAGTAGGAGATAAGCTTCCTGCTGAAAGGGAACTCTGTGAGCAATTTGGAGTTAGTCGTGCTCCAGTGAGACAGGCTTTAAGTGCCTTAGAATTAAACGGCTATATTTATTCACGACAAGGGGAAGGTGTTTATGTAAAAAGCCATCCATCAGCTTCCGAGGACCAAAATTCAGCTATTATATTAGAAGCTGTATCGCCAGAAGATATTGTTGAGGCAAGAATGAATATTGAACCTCTTATTGTAAAGTTTGCAGCATTAAGAGCTACTGATGACGATATTAAAGCGCTGCAAGAGACTATAAATAAGATGGAAGAAGAAACAAAATCTGGAGTATACGTACCTGAAACAGATGAAAAATTACACAATCAAATCGCCATTGCTTCTCATAATGATCTATTTATCAAATTTATGTCAGCTATTAGTACAGCAATGAAACAACAAGAAATGTGGCACTTCATTCGAGACCGAACTGTTACTCGACCAGACTATAGAGATGTGAATTTTAAAGAACATCAATTATTAATTAAAGCTATAGCGGATCATAATGAAAAAGAAGCAATAGAGCTAATGACTAACCATATGGAAAATTTGTATGAGAGATATTGGAAAGCTTAA
- a CDS encoding HAMP domain-containing sensor histidine kinase, which translates to MYTQQAKRSSLLRYWTTRYALTLVIGLAIILIMSVLWIRHSTLENNLNLNKYMAEEIADRMENSVANDIDGPLKIFPNILEDRSKILNSKKEPSLYIVNENGKVIFSNVRSPGVINSFVSSSFFSSKDTVKKFRLDSPPYDIYVVKSAIEMENGEKGWVLVVQPEKELTEVHQEYSLLLIMIISLGLLGWGAIYFLSRKLTSPIQDVSKAAKRIEAGLYDVNLSENVPQQEMYELIHSFKEMAQKLERLESLRAELLAGVTHELKTPVTSISGLLQAVKDDVVTGEEAKEFLDISVKETSKLQNMIGDLLDFNAFTAQAIPINIETHNALDLVKEITYQWHLAQGNEALSYDINATNTSILVDVDPMRFQQIMTNLLNNAKHAMKDSGHITIECSESLTQLLITVTNNGPPISEEEQPFIFDRFFRGEKKKYEVRGLGLGLPFSQMLARAMNGDLFLQASSNEGTSFTITLPLHTD; encoded by the coding sequence GTGTATACACAACAAGCTAAACGCTCATCGCTTCTTCGCTATTGGACAACTCGTTATGCTTTAACACTCGTTATTGGTCTTGCTATTATCTTGATTATGAGTGTTCTGTGGATTCGACATTCAACACTTGAAAATAATTTAAATCTAAACAAATATATGGCAGAAGAAATTGCCGATCGGATGGAAAACAGCGTTGCAAATGATATCGATGGCCCTCTAAAAATCTTTCCTAATATCTTGGAGGATCGCAGCAAAATTCTTAATTCCAAAAAAGAACCTTCTCTTTATATTGTCAATGAAAATGGAAAAGTCATTTTCTCAAATGTTCGTTCACCTGGAGTTATAAACAGCTTTGTGTCATCGTCTTTTTTTAGCAGTAAAGATACGGTTAAAAAGTTTCGTCTTGATTCTCCTCCATACGATATCTATGTTGTAAAATCAGCTATTGAAATGGAAAATGGGGAAAAAGGATGGGTTCTTGTTGTTCAGCCTGAAAAAGAATTAACCGAAGTTCACCAAGAATATAGTCTTTTACTTATTATGATTATTAGCCTTGGACTTCTAGGCTGGGGGGCTATTTACTTTTTATCCCGAAAGTTAACTTCCCCTATTCAAGACGTGTCAAAGGCAGCCAAACGTATTGAAGCAGGACTTTATGACGTAAATTTATCTGAGAACGTACCACAGCAGGAAATGTATGAGCTTATTCACTCCTTTAAAGAAATGGCCCAAAAGCTTGAACGTCTTGAGTCTTTGCGTGCTGAACTTCTTGCAGGTGTAACTCATGAATTAAAAACGCCTGTCACTTCAATAAGTGGTCTTCTTCAAGCTGTTAAAGACGATGTTGTAACAGGAGAAGAAGCAAAAGAGTTTCTAGACATTTCTGTAAAAGAAACAAGCAAACTTCAAAACATGATTGGAGATTTGCTAGACTTTAATGCTTTTACAGCTCAGGCTATTCCTATTAACATTGAAACTCACAATGCGCTTGATTTAGTTAAAGAAATCACGTATCAGTGGCATCTTGCACAAGGAAATGAAGCTCTTTCATATGATATTAATGCAACCAACACATCTATACTTGTTGATGTAGATCCAATGCGCTTTCAACAAATTATGACCAATCTTTTAAACAATGCTAAACATGCGATGAAGGACAGCGGTCATATTACAATAGAGTGTTCAGAAAGCTTAACACAACTACTCATTACGGTTACAAATAACGGACCTCCTATTTCTGAAGAAGAACAACCTTTTATATTTGATCGATTTTTCAGAGGAGAAAAGAAAAAATACGAAGTCCGTGGATTAGGGCTTGGTCTTCCCTTTAGCCAGATGTTAGCACGAGCTATGAACGGAGACTTATTTTTACAAGCTTCCTCTAATGAAGGAACATCGTTTACAATTACACTCCCTCTTCATACAGATTAA
- the comJ gene encoding competence protein ComJ → MRNSWPIEDLTVSYSQLVLYHHGIKEPYLEWKEVDLKQGYISQNGILSIETLSNTTCEVSVRVINEYKMINESVRSFSLPFEVLEDGIIISSVGQKGLFFDIPKGSYSVHFDALPLEPSNAEELYRVRYIFQFKKV, encoded by the coding sequence TTGAGGAATTCATGGCCTATAGAGGATTTAACGGTTTCTTATTCACAGCTTGTGCTATATCATCATGGAATAAAAGAACCTTATCTGGAATGGAAAGAAGTAGACCTTAAACAGGGATATATCAGTCAAAACGGAATACTTTCCATTGAAACATTGTCTAATACAACATGTGAAGTGAGTGTTAGAGTTATCAATGAGTATAAAATGATCAATGAATCGGTCCGTTCCTTTTCACTTCCTTTTGAAGTACTAGAAGATGGGATTATAATTTCAAGCGTAGGCCAAAAGGGATTATTTTTTGACATACCAAAAGGATCCTATTCTGTTCATTTTGATGCCCTTCCTCTTGAGCCTTCAAATGCTGAAGAACTCTATCGTGTGAGGTATATTTTTCAATTTAAGAAAGTTTAA
- a CDS encoding response regulator transcription factor: MQKILIVEDEQTISRILSVYLKKAGYSIEQAFTGQEAFEKFDEQIFQLVLLDVMLPDYDGWHILKEIRTKSATPVIMLTALSDVQYRLSGLNGGADDYIPKPFVADEVVARVQAVLRRSVGTLNSEDSQYFGNLKLDFKSHTVTLNGVSVELTRRDLSLLFFLAQHPNQTFTRDQLIDQVWGIDYEGSDRAVDLSVKRLRRALENWNTDEGEIKTLRGLGYQFCVYTTS, translated from the coding sequence ATGCAAAAAATTTTAATTGTAGAAGATGAACAAACGATAAGCCGAATTCTTTCCGTTTATTTAAAGAAAGCCGGCTACAGCATTGAACAAGCCTTCACAGGGCAAGAAGCTTTTGAAAAATTTGACGAGCAAATTTTTCAGCTCGTTTTATTAGACGTGATGCTCCCTGATTATGACGGATGGCACATTTTAAAAGAAATACGGACTAAAAGCGCTACACCTGTCATTATGTTGACAGCGCTAAGTGATGTGCAATATCGTCTATCAGGCCTTAATGGAGGTGCAGACGATTACATTCCAAAACCTTTTGTAGCTGATGAAGTGGTTGCGAGAGTTCAAGCCGTTTTACGTCGCTCTGTTGGTACGCTTAATAGCGAAGACAGCCAATATTTTGGTAATTTAAAACTAGACTTTAAATCACATACAGTAACGTTAAATGGAGTCTCTGTTGAACTAACGAGAAGAGATTTATCTTTACTTTTTTTCCTTGCTCAACATCCGAACCAAACATTTACAAGAGATCAGCTTATTGATCAAGTATGGGGGATAGATTATGAAGGAAGTGACAGAGCCGTTGATTTATCTGTTAAGCGTCTTCGTCGAGCATTAGAAAACTGGAACACTGATGAAGGAGAAATTAAGACACTACGAGGATTGGGGTATCAATTTTGTGTATACACAACAAGCTAA
- a CDS encoding NucA/NucB deoxyribonuclease domain-containing protein, whose product MKSTLKKMALSTLALGSLVVGSFGISFSENEPKAVAYSSYDEVLNFPTERYPLTADHISDAIAAGHPSVCTIDRDGADANRKESLAGIPTKSGYDRDEWPMAVCEEGGAGASVRYVPSSDNRGSGAWVGNAIEDFPDGTRVKFSLN is encoded by the coding sequence ATGAAAAGCACCTTAAAAAAAATGGCACTAAGTACTTTAGCTCTTGGATCTCTTGTTGTTGGATCTTTTGGAATCTCATTTTCAGAGAATGAACCTAAGGCTGTAGCCTACAGTTCGTATGATGAAGTTTTAAATTTCCCTACTGAACGCTATCCGTTAACTGCCGATCATATCAGTGATGCTATAGCTGCTGGTCACCCTTCAGTTTGTACAATCGATCGTGATGGTGCAGATGCTAATCGGAAAGAATCTTTAGCAGGCATCCCCACAAAATCAGGTTATGATCGTGATGAATGGCCAATGGCCGTATGTGAAGAAGGAGGCGCTGGTGCAAGTGTAAGATATGTTCCCTCCTCTGATAATCGTGGTTCAGGAGCATGGGTCGGCAATGCTATTGAAGATTTCCCAGATGGGACTCGTGTTAAATTTAGTTTAAACTAA
- the tpx gene encoding thiol peroxidase, whose translation MASITFLNKPVTLLGNEVKVGDTAPDFTVINNELNPVTLEDSKGKVRLISVVPSIDTGVCDAQTRRFNEDASTISNVEVLTISVDLPFAQERWCASNGLENVHTFSDHRTLSFGEAYGVHIKELRLLARAVFVIDSNNKVTYVEYVNEATNHPNYEAAIEAVKAAQ comes from the coding sequence ATGGCATCGATTACATTTTTAAACAAACCTGTTACGTTATTAGGGAACGAGGTAAAAGTTGGGGATACAGCACCTGATTTCACTGTTATTAATAATGAATTAAATCCAGTAACCCTTGAAGATTCCAAAGGTAAAGTTCGCTTAATTTCAGTAGTGCCTTCTATCGATACAGGAGTATGTGACGCTCAGACACGCCGTTTTAACGAAGATGCTTCAACTATCAGCAATGTGGAAGTTTTAACAATTAGCGTTGATCTACCATTTGCTCAAGAAAGATGGTGCGCTTCAAATGGACTAGAAAATGTACATACATTTTCTGACCATCGTACCCTCTCATTCGGTGAAGCGTATGGCGTCCATATTAAAGAGCTGCGTTTATTAGCACGTGCTGTATTCGTAATTGATTCTAATAATAAAGTCACATATGTTGAATATGTAAATGAAGCAACAAATCACCCTAACTATGAAGCAGCAATTGAAGCTGTAAAAGCAGCGCAATAA
- a CDS encoding SDR family oxidoreductase: MSNRFDGKVVLITGAGSGLGRASALQVAKEGANLSLVDLNTDSLEETKSKVLEVAPNAEVLLITANVTDEKAVEQYVNETVKKFEKIDGFFNNAGIEGKQSLTEDFGIDEFQKVVNINLNGVFYGLKHVLKVMRKQEFGSIVNSASVGGIRGIGNQSGYAASKHGVVGLTRNSGIEYGQYGISIKAIAPGAIMTPMVEASLKQIDQENWEEVGKQFVEPNPMKRFGKPEEVGYLVAFLLSDQSRFINAVVIPIDGGQSYKY; this comes from the coding sequence ATGAGTAATCGTTTTGACGGGAAAGTAGTATTAATTACAGGTGCAGGATCTGGTTTAGGCAGAGCCTCTGCTTTACAAGTAGCTAAAGAAGGTGCAAATCTTTCGCTTGTTGATTTAAACACTGATTCACTAGAAGAAACAAAAAGTAAAGTATTAGAAGTTGCCCCAAATGCAGAAGTGTTACTTATTACGGCGAACGTGACAGATGAAAAAGCAGTTGAACAGTATGTAAATGAAACGGTTAAGAAATTTGAAAAAATCGATGGTTTCTTTAATAATGCAGGGATCGAAGGGAAACAAAGTCTGACAGAGGATTTTGGAATTGATGAATTTCAAAAAGTAGTGAATATCAACTTAAATGGTGTGTTTTATGGTTTGAAACATGTATTGAAAGTTATGAGAAAACAAGAGTTTGGCTCTATTGTTAATAGTGCTTCTGTTGGTGGTATTCGTGGAATAGGAAACCAATCTGGTTATGCGGCTAGTAAACATGGTGTGGTCGGCTTAACAAGAAATTCTGGAATAGAATACGGGCAATATGGAATCAGCATCAAAGCTATTGCCCCAGGCGCCATCATGACACCAATGGTTGAAGCTTCATTAAAACAAATTGATCAAGAAAATTGGGAGGAAGTGGGGAAACAATTTGTTGAACCAAACCCAATGAAACGTTTTGGTAAACCAGAAGAGGTGGGTTATTTGGTAGCATTTCTACTCTCTGATCAATCTAGATTTATCAATGCAGTTGTCATTCCAATTGATGGTGGACAATCTTATAAATATTAA
- a CDS encoding SDR family NAD(P)-dependent oxidoreductase: MLFEDKVVLITGGAGGIGIAAAKAFAKEGAKLALVDLKREPLEKAAESVDAKDILLLTANVSIEDEVKEYVQKTKEYYGKIDVFINNAGINGEFKDITEQTEENFQNVFGVNVMGVFFGLKYVLQLMKEQKSGAVVNTASNGGLLGAPGMSAYVASKHAVIGLNKTAALEVAEYGVRVNAVAPSGVNTEMMRSIEKNAMGEKVEEARKAFEASVPMNRYATAEEIADLMVFLSSEKASFTSGSYYRIDGGQGATSV; this comes from the coding sequence ATGTTATTTGAAGACAAAGTAGTATTAATAACTGGAGGAGCTGGTGGCATTGGTATTGCTGCTGCGAAAGCATTCGCAAAAGAAGGAGCAAAATTAGCTTTAGTAGATCTGAAGCGGGAGCCACTAGAAAAGGCAGCTGAGTCTGTGGATGCAAAAGACATTTTATTACTTACAGCTAACGTCTCAATTGAAGATGAAGTGAAGGAATATGTTCAAAAGACGAAAGAGTATTATGGGAAAATTGATGTTTTTATCAATAATGCTGGTATTAACGGGGAATTTAAAGATATAACAGAGCAAACAGAAGAAAACTTCCAAAATGTATTTGGAGTTAACGTAATGGGTGTATTCTTTGGTTTAAAATATGTCCTTCAATTGATGAAAGAACAAAAGAGTGGGGCAGTTGTTAATACAGCTTCTAACGGTGGTTTACTAGGGGCTCCAGGAATGAGCGCATATGTGGCATCTAAACATGCCGTCATTGGATTAAATAAAACAGCTGCACTTGAAGTGGCGGAATATGGAGTTCGTGTGAACGCTGTGGCTCCATCAGGTGTAAATACAGAAATGATGAGAAGCATAGAGAAGAATGCTATGGGCGAAAAGGTAGAAGAAGCAAGAAAAGCATTTGAAGCATCAGTCCCTATGAATCGATATGCAACTGCAGAAGAAATTGCAGATTTAATGGTATTTTTATCTTCAGAAAAAGCATCATTTACGAGTGGATCTTATTATAGAATAGATGGCGGACAAGGAGCTACATCTGTTTAA
- the pfkA gene encoding 6-phosphofructokinase, which produces MNKLGILTSGGDAPGMNAAIRAVVIAAQQKNIETMGIKGGYQGLINRNIDRLTPFDVDRIADKGGTILKTSRCLEFMEEEGRKKAARVLEEFGINFLVVIGGDGSFKGAEKLHRLGINVIGIPGTIDNDFAYTDYSIGFDTALNTILDAISKIKDTDFSHDKTTIIEVMGRYCGDLATYSALAGEGEIISIPERKLDFDTICSQIHSKMASGKHDNLIIITEKMYDIEELKKYIEKRLQVSVRTSILGFIQRGGSPSAFDRILASRMGVKAVELLTEGYSGLAVGIKENKIISIELENVNNIRFDYHEKLGLLDTFSIFNKGDQVLR; this is translated from the coding sequence ATGAATAAACTTGGTATCTTAACAAGTGGAGGAGATGCTCCAGGAATGAATGCTGCTATACGAGCTGTTGTTATAGCTGCACAACAAAAGAATATAGAGACAATGGGAATAAAAGGTGGGTACCAGGGTTTGATCAATAGAAATATTGATAGGTTAACGCCTTTTGATGTTGATAGGATTGCAGATAAGGGGGGAACTATATTAAAAACTTCTAGATGCCTAGAGTTTATGGAAGAGGAAGGAAGAAAAAAGGCTGCAAGAGTACTAGAGGAATTTGGCATAAACTTTTTAGTTGTTATAGGTGGTGACGGTTCCTTTAAAGGAGCAGAAAAATTACATCGTTTAGGCATCAATGTGATAGGTATACCTGGAACGATCGATAACGACTTTGCTTATACAGATTATTCAATAGGATTTGATACAGCTTTAAATACTATATTGGACGCTATTAGTAAAATTAAAGATACGGATTTTTCACATGATAAAACAACGATTATTGAAGTTATGGGAAGATATTGTGGGGATTTAGCCACTTATTCAGCGCTGGCTGGTGAAGGGGAAATTATCTCTATCCCAGAAAGAAAATTAGATTTCGATACAATTTGTTCACAAATACATTCAAAGATGGCCAGTGGCAAACATGACAACTTAATCATTATTACGGAAAAGATGTATGATATCGAAGAGCTGAAAAAGTATATTGAGAAAAGGCTGCAGGTTAGCGTCAGAACTTCTATATTGGGTTTTATACAAAGAGGAGGAAGTCCATCAGCTTTTGATAGAATATTAGCAAGTAGGATGGGCGTTAAAGCGGTGGAACTGTTAACTGAGGGATATTCCGGCCTTGCGGTTGGTATTAAAGAAAATAAAATAATAAGCATAGAACTTGAAAATGTAAACAATATACGGTTTGATTATCATGAAAAACTTGGATTGTTAGATACATTTAGCATTTTTAACAAAGGGGACCAAGTTTTAAGATAG
- a CDS encoding gluconate:H+ symporter — translation MPLLFTAIGVILLLILIMVLRLNTFISLIIVSFVVALMLGIPVEEIATSIESGLGGTLGHIGLIFGLGAMLGRLIADAGGSHRIAMTLLNKFGEKKIQWAVVFASFIIGITLFYEVAFVLLIPIVFTIAKELNISIIKLGLPMSATLLVTHSFLPPHPGATAVAAEYGADIGTVLIVGIIIAIPTVIIAGIWYPRVIEKLSPGMFHTNREVISLGAQKTFALDKTPGFGISILTAIFPVILITLGSVVEMVQETVGFADNGLIIFIRFIGSASVSILLSLLLAVYTMGIARKIPIKSMMNSCSASINALGMLLLIIGGGGAFKEILIDGGVGTYIAKLFEGSAISPILLAWTVAALLRIALGSGTVATLSTAGLIIPILSQTPDVNLVLVTLATGAGSCMASHVNDAAFWIVKEYMGMSMKETFATYSVISSIISVVGLGFIMLLDLFF, via the coding sequence AGCTTTAATGTTAGGAATACCAGTAGAAGAAATCGCAACTTCTATTGAAAGCGGTTTAGGAGGTACACTTGGCCATATAGGTCTTATTTTTGGACTTGGGGCCATGCTTGGAAGATTAATTGCAGACGCAGGCGGATCTCACCGCATAGCCATGACGTTACTTAACAAATTTGGTGAAAAAAAGATACAGTGGGCAGTCGTATTTGCTTCATTTATTATCGGCATCACATTATTTTATGAAGTTGCTTTTGTCCTCTTAATTCCTATCGTATTTACCATTGCAAAAGAATTGAACATATCAATTATCAAATTAGGACTTCCTATGAGTGCAACTTTATTAGTAACGCATTCTTTTCTCCCCCCGCATCCAGGTGCAACAGCAGTTGCTGCTGAATATGGAGCAGATATTGGGACGGTTCTAATTGTAGGTATTATTATTGCCATTCCAACGGTTATTATAGCTGGTATATGGTATCCAAGAGTTATCGAGAAATTATCTCCCGGTATGTTCCATACAAATCGAGAAGTTATATCACTAGGTGCACAAAAAACGTTTGCATTGGATAAAACCCCTGGGTTTGGAATCAGTATATTAACAGCAATTTTTCCTGTAATTTTAATCACATTAGGTTCTGTTGTTGAAATGGTTCAAGAAACCGTAGGATTTGCAGATAATGGTTTAATCATTTTTATTCGTTTTATTGGAAGCGCTTCAGTCTCTATTTTGCTTTCACTATTATTAGCTGTCTATACTATGGGTATCGCAAGAAAGATTCCAATAAAATCTATGATGAATTCTTGTTCTGCATCTATAAATGCATTAGGTATGTTACTTCTTATTATTGGCGGGGGTGGAGCGTTTAAAGAAATTCTTATTGATGGAGGGGTAGGAACCTATATCGCTAAGCTATTTGAGGGCTCTGCGATTTCACCCATCTTACTTGCTTGGACCGTAGCAGCGCTATTACGCATTGCTTTAGGTTCCGGTACTGTTGCAACCTTATCAACAGCAGGGTTAATTATTCCAATTCTTAGTCAAACACCTGATGTCAACTTGGTTTTAGTGACACTTGCAACTGGAGCTGGTAGTTGTATGGCCTCACATGTAAATGATGCTGCTTTCTGGATTGTTAAAGAGTATATGGGAATGAGCATGAAAGAAACATTTGCAACCTACAGTGTTATTTCAAGTATCATCTCTGTAGTTGGATTAGGGTTCATTATGTTACTAGACTTATTTTTCTAA
- a CDS encoding GapA-binding peptide SR1P, with product MGILICQECNSIVDHVEDKKVSVFFTTCKCCKKKNASTLEK from the coding sequence ATGGGGATACTAATTTGTCAGGAATGTAATTCAATAGTTGATCATGTTGAAGACAAAAAGGTAAGCGTTTTTTTTACTACGTGCAAGTGCTGTAAAAAAAAGAATGCTAGTACTTTGGAAAAGTAA
- a CDS encoding M14 family zinc carboxypeptidase yields MSRFLKNVDRKSEHVNVEEIGESVKGRKLHLVKIGNNFDDSKKPTILFLTQQHGNEPLVTESAIRVIRQLSTDSKKARSLIDKVNILVVPRLNLDGAEGDVDWDSSHLYRGGLQTRNNANGINLNRTHNSLSQPETKALHENVLQQYDIDYAIDFHHQIANRATDDGELVSGAMLYPTNDGVKDEVLESSKKLGSVVYKAIEPKKYSNLARYHSDSTSTSIARNNFAARYDIPTLLFENRGLSDSPNRSAILEQKDKEYLIKQGEVAMMAAIEALADRSIETADTSVWDSLPEQHTVETELQESE; encoded by the coding sequence ATGTCTAGATTTCTCAAGAACGTTGATCGAAAATCAGAACACGTTAATGTAGAAGAGATTGGCGAATCTGTGAAAGGACGTAAACTTCATCTTGTGAAAATAGGGAATAATTTTGATGACTCAAAGAAACCAACAATATTATTTTTAACCCAACAGCATGGTAATGAACCATTAGTTACGGAATCTGCAATTAGAGTGATTCGTCAGTTATCAACCGATAGCAAAAAAGCGAGAAGCTTAATTGATAAAGTAAATATTTTAGTTGTACCACGTTTAAACCTTGATGGTGCAGAAGGTGATGTGGATTGGGATAGTTCGCATTTATATAGAGGGGGGCTGCAGACTCGCAATAATGCTAATGGTATTAATTTAAACAGGACCCATAATTCATTATCCCAACCAGAAACAAAGGCATTGCACGAAAATGTACTTCAACAGTATGACATTGATTATGCCATTGATTTTCATCATCAAATTGCGAATCGGGCTACTGATGATGGAGAGCTTGTTTCCGGTGCAATGCTTTACCCGACAAATGACGGCGTAAAGGATGAAGTTCTCGAAAGTTCAAAAAAACTAGGATCTGTTGTGTATAAAGCAATAGAGCCAAAGAAGTACAGTAATTTAGCACGCTATCATAGTGATAGTACGTCGACCTCCATTGCCAGAAATAACTTTGCGGCGCGTTACGACATTCCAACCCTTCTCTTTGAAAATAGAGGACTTTCTGATTCACCAAATAGATCTGCTATTTTAGAACAAAAAGATAAGGAGTATTTAATTAAACAAGGGGAAGTAGCGATGATGGCTGCCATCGAAGCGTTAGCTGACCGTTCTATCGAAACAGCTGATACAAGCGTCTGGGATTCCCTGCCGGAACAACATACTGTAGAGACGGAGCTTCAAGAAAGTGAATAA
- the rpiB gene encoding ribose 5-phosphate isomerase B encodes MKVAIASDHGGITIRNEIISLMKEMNIEYEDLGCECDTSVDYPDYAIPVAEKVTRGEVDRGILICGTGIGMSIAANKVMGIRCALVHDLFSAKATREHNDSNILAMGERVIGPGLAREIAKVWLTAPFEGGRHEKRINKVKIYEEKELYA; translated from the coding sequence ATGAAGGTAGCTATTGCATCAGACCATGGTGGTATTACGATTCGGAATGAAATTATCTCGTTAATGAAAGAGATGAATATTGAATATGAGGATTTAGGGTGTGAATGTGACACGTCAGTGGATTATCCAGATTATGCAATTCCAGTAGCAGAAAAAGTGACTAGAGGAGAAGTAGATCGTGGAATTTTAATTTGTGGTACTGGCATTGGTATGAGTATTGCAGCCAATAAAGTAATGGGGATTCGTTGTGCCCTTGTACATGATCTATTTAGTGCTAAAGCGACAAGAGAACACAATGATTCAAATATATTAGCAATGGGGGAACGTGTTATCGGTCCAGGACTTGCACGTGAAATTGCAAAAGTATGGCTAACAGCACCTTTTGAAGGTGGTAGACATGAGAAACGTATCAATAAAGTAAAGATATATGAAGAAAAAGAATTGTACGCATGA